A single region of the Salvia splendens isolate huo1 chromosome 18, SspV2, whole genome shotgun sequence genome encodes:
- the LOC121777360 gene encoding putative cyclin-dependent serine/threonine-protein kinase DDB_G0272797/DDB_G0274007, which produces MALLGEDGRGYELARKLESQGIWRSWLGDALYSSFIPFLSSPAAWDSFMLPDDSKSRPQISLELRARALLFDKASVSLFAQPTALSKLNPNYLELHGDDVYFTLENGAQDVDQRHPGVAASSTTSSKGRSKASGIGSRFSEPDVDAVSQRLSLEELPETWYNQFFEKYRATKSYTLMFGDRDSEKRTPEQMSTYLSLIENHKRRRVAFVDNISSLRSNPVMVDGSPADDAPLFPETMSIFNCVPDSAVLKTRRLENNQKVPFNGVLDNLPQTMTKSPVMSPIMIERLGIRPEYLSMEQGQGWGKNGSQGSRKLLSQEQASRISQKVVVRLLHNVGFESSSDTSLEVIAQLLSSHINKLGRTLKLLADSYRKQCSATELLKMFLQTAGYSNLRTLVELMKDNSKSVAPQTQQQGLSIQGQNLPQQQQQPSVQQSQQMLRQMNPQMQQMNNPQYLAFQQQQQQWERMRRRQQHHQQLQQQQQLQQQQQQSTPRPGMNMNMSIDKDRPLVQVKMEAPSDFSLDTNTFTSMNPRQPQLRQQQLAAISSFHAQANNNAFRPMTSLQIPQIHSPTMSMSRAPPVKVEGFQELMGGDSSAKHDSEENKLLSPRK; this is translated from the exons ATGGCGTTGTTGGGCGAGGACGGGCGAGGCTACGAGCTGGCGCGCAAGCTGGAGAGCCAGGGTATTTGGCGGTCGTGGCTCGGTGACGCACTCTACTCCTCCTTCATTCCCTTCCTCTCGTCGCCGGCAGCCTGGGACTCCTTTATGCTTCCCGACGACTCCAAGTCTAGGCCTCAGATCTCGCTCGAGCTCCGAGCTCGCGCTCTTCTGTTCGATAAGGCATCCGTTTCTCTGTTCGCGCAGCCTACCGCTCTCTCCAAGCTCAATCCTAATT ATCTGGAGCTGCACGGTGATGATGTGTATTTTACTTTGGAAAATGGTGCGCAAGATGTGGACCAACGTCACCCAGGCGTTGCTGCTTCGAGTACTACATCATCAAAG GGGCGCTCAAAAGCATCTGGCATTGGATCAAGATTTAGTGAACCAGACGTTGATGCTGTATCACAAAGACTTAGTCTGGAAGAACTACCGGAAACATGGTACAATCAGTTTTTTGAGAAATATAGGGCAACCAAATCTTATACATTGATGTTTGGGGATAGAGATTCTGAAAAACGGACACCTGAGCAGATGTCTACTTATCTTAGTTTGATTGAGAATCACAAGAGAAGGAGAGTAGCCTTTGTGGACAATATATCAAGCTTGCGATCAAACCCGGTAATGGTTGATGGCAGTCCGGCTGATGATGCTCCCTTGTTCCCTGAAACAATGTCCATTTTTAATTGTGTTCCCGATAGTGCAGTCCTTAAAACAAGGAGACTTGAGAATAATCAGAAAGTTCCTTTCAATGGGGTTTTAGACAACTTACCTCAGACCATGACGAAGAGCCCAGTGATGAGCCCTATTATGATCGAGAGACTTGGTATCCGACCTGAGTACCTCAGCATGGAACAAGGACAAGGTTGGGGAAAGAATGGTTCTCAAGGGAGCAGGAAGCTTCTTAGTCAAGAACAAGCATCACGGATTTCACAGAAAGTGGTAGTGCGATTGCTACACAATGTGGGGTTCGAATCTTCTTCAGACACCTCCTTAGAAGTTATTGCACAACTTTTGAGTAGTCATATCAATAAATTAGGGCGCACCTTGAAGCTCCTTGCGGATAGTTATAGGAAACAGTGTTCAGCCACTGAATTACTAAAGATGTTCCTTCAAACTGCAGGATATAG TAACCTTAGGACCCTTGTGGAACTTATGAAGGATAACTCGAAGAGTGTTGCTCCGCAAACTCAGCAGCAAGGGCTGAGCATCCAGGGACAGAATCTaccgcagcagcagcagcagccttCCGTTCAGCAGTCTCAGCAG ATGCTTAGGCAAATGAATCCCCAGATGCAGCAGATGAATAATCCTCAATATCTGGCAttccagcagcagcagcaacagtGGGAAAGGATGAGGAGACGGCAACAACATCACCAACAgctacaacaacaacaacagtTACAGCAACAGCAGCAACAGTCAACACCTCGTCCTGGCATGAATATGAACATGAGTATCGACAAGGATAGGCCTCTAGTGCAAGTGAAGATGGAAGCTCCATCCGATTTTTCACTGGATACAAATACCTTCACATCGATGAATCCCAGACAACCCCAGCTGCGGCAGCAACAACTAGCTGCAATATCTTCTTTTCACGCTCAAGCCAACAACAATGCCTTTAGGCCTATGACTTCTCTCCAAATCCCACAAATTCATTCACC GACCATGTCAATGTCAAGGGCTCCACCTGTAAAAGTTGAAGGTTTCCAGGAGCTGATGGGCGGGGATTCTTCCGCGAAGCATGATTCAGAGGAAAATAAGCTACTCTCTCCTCGTAAGTAG
- the LOC121777495 gene encoding probable glycosyltransferase At5g03795, which yields MSAAKFQQQPSSAAVCTLRRSLLTVAIVTLVSFTYLSLKSLHSPSLLSSPTTTSIARSVQPSLPEDVDYGEGDSAEKSVVVEREGNESDEADVYHLPKVFRLNYEEMLKRFKVYVYSDGDPKTYYQTPRKLTGKYASEGYFFQNLRDSKFVTDDPDRADLFFIPISCHKMRGKGISYENMTVIVRDYVEGLMSKYPYWNRTLGADHFFVTCHDVGVRATEGLPNLIKNSIRVVCSPSYDVGFIPHKDVALPQVLQPFALPAGGNDIENRTTLGFWAGHRNSKIRVILARVWENETELDISNNRINRATGHLVYQKRFYRTKFCICPGGSQVNSARIADSIHYGCIPVILSNYYDLPFNDILNWHKFAVVLKEKDVYQLKQILKNITQEEFARLHNNLVKVQKHFHWNSPAVSHDAFHMIMYELWLRHHVVKY from the exons ATGTCGGCGGCTAAATTCCAGCAGCAACCTTCCTCCGCCGCTGTCTGCACGCTCCGGCGCTCTCTCCTCACTGTCGCTATTGTAACGCTCGTTTCATTCACTTACCTCTCCCTCAAATCGCTGCACTCACCATCTCTCCTATCCTCCCCCACTACTACCTCTATCGCCCGCTCCGTACAACCTTCCCTGCCTGAG GATGTTGATTATGGCGAAGGCGATAGTGCGGAGAAAAGTGTGGTTGTGGAAAGAGAGGGGAATGAGAGTGACGAAGCCGATGTATACCATTTGCCGAAGGTGTTTAGGTTGAACTACGAGGAGATGTTGAAGAGATTTAAGGTGTACGTGTACTCCGATGGGGATCCGAAGACCTATTACCAGACGCCGCGGAAGCTGACTGGTAAATATGCGAGCGAGGGATATTTTTTTCAGAATCTTAGGGATAGTAAATTTGTGACGGATGATCCAGATCGGGCGGATTTGTTCTTCATCCCGATCTCTTGCCATAAGATGAGAGGAAAG GGTATCTCATATGAGAACATGACTGTAATTGTCCGGGACTATGTGGAAGGATTGATGTCCAAGTACCCATACTGGAATAGAACACTAGGTGCAGATCATTTCTTTGTTACTTGTCATGATGTTGGTGTGAGGGCCACTGAAGGACTCCCAAACCTTATAAAGAACTCGATTCGTGTTGTTTGCTCTCCTAGCTATGATGTTGGGTTTATACCACACAAAGATGTTGCACTCCCTCAAGTTCTTCAGCCCTTTGCCCTTCCTGCTGGAGGAAATGATATAGAAAATAG GACGACACTTGGTTTCTGGGCAGGGCATAGGAATTCCAAGATTCGTGTCATACTGGCACGGGTATGGGAAAATGAAACTGAACTTGACATTTCCAACAACAGAATTAACAGGGCCACTGGGCATCTTGTATATCAAAAGAGATTTTACAGAACAAAATTCTGCATTTGCCCTGGTGGCTCTCAGGTCAATAGTGCCCGTATAGCAGACTCTATACATTACGGATGCATACCTG TGATACTCTCTAATTACTACGACTTGCCTTTCAATGACATATTAAATTGGCATAAATTTGCGGTGGTACTAAAGGAGAAAGATGTCTATCAGCTTAAGCAAATCCTGAAGAATATAACACAAGAAGAGTTTGCCAGACTGCACAACAATTTGGTCAAG GTCCAAAAGCACTTCCATTGGAACTCGCCTGCTGTCAGCCACGACGCCTTTCATATGATCATGTATGAGCTATGGTTGCGACATCATGTTGTCAAGTACTAA
- the LOC121775854 gene encoding rab3 GTPase-activating protein non-catalytic subunit-like, whose amino-acid sequence MWRRNHTKELGCIAGADLSAVGAGKEGWLVESPNLHVALDTNSIALANRSLILILNWSQSIDVGSVMDSNLAAKIMPELSPIEAEYISAIEWLVFDDDIRVLAVGTSCGYLMIFSIQGRLIHRQIVNPAKILKIRVRGIKQDLTQDTSSEEVCIVMPGVVGRFDGSDIKSFLQQWFQESNSRLWDQDSDAFQDNSGNPVRSLPYQLWNVSKYGVCADAAITGVMPPPLMEIQSSQRYYCAVTIGDDAVISAFRLSVDKSRSLVGAILSKVVPATFSTIASLSKLIWRSEPNSPKKPEPKSQPFARASPLTCLKDHPRKGEKLTLSPSGSLAAITDSLGRILLLDTKALVVVRLWKGYRDASCLFVEMLASKDKAVSRPAYYEHTKSDYCLCLAIHAPRKGIVEVWQMRTGQRLLTVPCPKGTKILQPTYRFSSATASSSSSSYVPLEVFFLNGDSGQISVLNRFLY is encoded by the exons ATGTGGCGTCGCAATCACACGAAGGAGCTCGGATGTATAGCCGGCGCCGATTTGTCGGCTGTCGGCGCCGGAAAGGAAGGATGGCTGGTGGAAAGCCCCAATCTCCATGTTGCCCTCGACACCAATTCGATCGCTCTCGCCAACCGTTCACTCATCCTTATCCTCAATTGGTCTCAATCGATTGACGTCGGATCCGTTATGGATTCAAATCTGGCCGCAAAGATCATGCCTGAGCTCTCCCCGATCGAGGCCGAGTACATCTCCGCCATCGAGTGGCTAGTCTTCGATGACGACATCAGAGTTCTCGCCGTCGGCACCTCTTGCGGTTATCTTATGATTTTCTCGATCCAAGGTCGTCTCATCCACAGACAG ATTGTCAATCCGGCAAAGATTCTTAAGATAAGGGTCCGTGGGATTAAGCAAGATCTGACTCAAGATACATCGTCAGAGGAGGTTTGCATTGTAATGCCTGGTGTAGTTGGTCGTTTTGATGGATCTGATATTAAG AGTTTTCTGCAGCAGTGGTTTCAAGAATCAAACTCTCGGCTTTGGGATCAGGATTCCGATGCATTTCAGGATAATTCAGGGAACCCAGTTAGGAGCCTTCCTTACCAACTATGGAATGTTAGCAAGTATGGAGTATGTGCTGATGCTGCTATAACTGGGGTCATGCCCCCGCCGTTGATGGAAATCCAG TCAAGTCAGCGCTACTATTGTGCAGTCACCATTGGAGATGATGCTGTCATATCAGCATTTAG GCTTTCGGTTGACAAGAGCAGATCACTTGTGGGAGCTATCTTGTCAAAAGTTGTTCCTGCCACGTTTTCAACAATAGCTTCACTCTCAAAATTGATTTGGCGTAGCGAACCAAACAGTCCAAAAAAACCAGAACCTAAATCTCAACCATTTGCCCGAG CCTCTCCTCTAACTTGTCTGAAAGATCATCCAAGGAAGGGCGAAAAGCTCACACTGTCACCTAGTGGTTCTTTGGCAGCCATTACCGATTCACTTGGGCGTATTTTGCTCTTAGACACTAAGGCTCTTGTTGTTGTGCGTTTATGGAAG GGATATCGTGATGCAAGCTGTTTATTTGTAGAGATGCTTGCCAGTAAAGATAAAGCTGTCTCACGTCCTGCTTATTATGAACACACAAAAAGTGATTATTGTCTGTGTCTAGCAATCCATGCACCACGAAAAGGAATTGTTGAG GTGTGGCAGATGAGAACTGGCCAACGCCTTCTGACCGTTCCGTGTCCTAAGGGCACTAAAATACTGCAACCGACTTACAGATTCAGTTCAGCAACAGCATCTTCGTCATCGTCGTCTTATGTTCCGCTGGAAGTTTTCTTTTTGAACGGAGACTCTGGTCAAATATCTGTTCTCAATCGATTTCTTTACTGA
- the LOC121775855 gene encoding uncharacterized tRNA/rRNA methyltransferase YsgA-like isoform X3 → MQCLHKFFISASISLTNPPNSQAKNPAFHATCRIRYCDEGVRENASKKAFSLPPNVNSIISTSNPFVKHCVKLRQSSSYRHLHGMVLVVGTTPLREIYSSHMSESVEVSPEVIRKISGVQSVDSVEVIALMRIPSSFRIINKHDEDCRTLFPFPHRILVLDGIQDPGNLGTLVRSATAFRWDGVFLLPGCCDPFNDKALRACRGASFQIPIVSGSWENVGDLRDEFQMRMLAGHPSKGDDLKPVMKLSKDLAESMEGLPLCLVLGSEGAGLSQFSRRDCELVSIPMAGEFESLNVSVAGGIFMYMLLRHK, encoded by the exons ATGCAATGCCTGCACAAATTTTTCATCTCAGCTTCTATTTCTCTTACTAATCCACCTAATTCGCAAGCCAAGAACCCAGCTTTTCACGCCACTTGTAGAATTCGATATTGCGACGAAGGTGTTCGTGAAAATGCCTCAAAGAAGGCGTTTTCTCTACCTCCAAATGTGAATTCCATTATAAGCACGTCCAACCCATTTGTTAAACACTGTGTGAAGCTTCGCCAGAGCTCCTCGTATCGACATCTTCATGGCATGGTTCTCGTTGTCGGCACTACTCCTCTAAG GGAGATTTACAGCTCTCATATGTCAGAATCAG TTGAAGTTAGTCCGGAGGTGATAAGAAAAATATCCGGTGTCCAGTCTGTTGATTCTGTTGAAGTCATTGCTTTGATGAGAATCCCTTCAAGTTTTCGGATTATCAACAAGCACGATGAAGATTGTCGAACATTGTTTCCATTTCCACACAGGATTCTAGTTCTTGATGGGATCCAG GATCCCGGAAACCTAGGCACACTTGTAAGATCTGCAACAGCATTCAGATGG GATGGTGTTTTCCTTCTGCCCGGCTGTTGTGATCCGTTCAACGACAAGGCTCTCAGAGCTTGCCGGGGAGCCAGCTTTCAGATTCCGATTGTTTCGGGTAGTTGGGAAAACGTAGGAGATCTCAGAGATGAGTTTCAGATGAGGATGTTGGCCGGCCATCCGTCCAAGGGGGACGACCTTAAACCGGTGATGAAGCTTTCTAAAGATCTTGCAGAGTCCATGGAGGGTTTGCCACTGTGCCTGGTTTTAGGAAGCGAAGGCGCGGGGCTCTCGCAGTTTAGCCGGAGGGATTGTGAGCTTGTAAGCATTCCCATGGCTGGAGAATTTGAGTCTCTGAATGTATCAGTAGCTGGTGGGATTTTCATGTATATGTTGCTGCGTCATAAATAG
- the LOC121775855 gene encoding uncharacterized tRNA/rRNA methyltransferase slr1673-like isoform X2 yields MQCLHKFFISASISLTNPPNSQAKNPAFHATCRIRYCDEGVRENASKKAFSLPPNVNSIISTSNPFVKHCVKLRQSSSYRHLHGMVLVVGTTPLREIYSSHMSESAVRVVEVSPEVIRKISGVQSVDSVEVIALMRIPSSFRIINKHDEDCRTLFPFPHRILVLDGIQDPGNLGTLVRSATAFRWDGVFLLPGCCDPFNDKALRACRGASFQIPIVSGSWENVGDLRDEFQMRMLAGHPSKGDDLKPVMKLSKDLAESMEGLPLCLVLGSEGAGLSQFSRRDCELVSIPMAGEFESLNVSVAGGIFMYMLLRHK; encoded by the exons ATGCAATGCCTGCACAAATTTTTCATCTCAGCTTCTATTTCTCTTACTAATCCACCTAATTCGCAAGCCAAGAACCCAGCTTTTCACGCCACTTGTAGAATTCGATATTGCGACGAAGGTGTTCGTGAAAATGCCTCAAAGAAGGCGTTTTCTCTACCTCCAAATGTGAATTCCATTATAAGCACGTCCAACCCATTTGTTAAACACTGTGTGAAGCTTCGCCAGAGCTCCTCGTATCGACATCTTCATGGCATGGTTCTCGTTGTCGGCACTACTCCTCTAAG GGAGATTTACAGCTCTCATATGTCAGAATCAG CTGTTCGTGTAGTTGAAGTTAGTCCGGAGGTGATAAGAAAAATATCCGGTGTCCAGTCTGTTGATTCTGTTGAAGTCATTGCTTTGATGAGAATCCCTTCAAGTTTTCGGATTATCAACAAGCACGATGAAGATTGTCGAACATTGTTTCCATTTCCACACAGGATTCTAGTTCTTGATGGGATCCAG GATCCCGGAAACCTAGGCACACTTGTAAGATCTGCAACAGCATTCAGATGG GATGGTGTTTTCCTTCTGCCCGGCTGTTGTGATCCGTTCAACGACAAGGCTCTCAGAGCTTGCCGGGGAGCCAGCTTTCAGATTCCGATTGTTTCGGGTAGTTGGGAAAACGTAGGAGATCTCAGAGATGAGTTTCAGATGAGGATGTTGGCCGGCCATCCGTCCAAGGGGGACGACCTTAAACCGGTGATGAAGCTTTCTAAAGATCTTGCAGAGTCCATGGAGGGTTTGCCACTGTGCCTGGTTTTAGGAAGCGAAGGCGCGGGGCTCTCGCAGTTTAGCCGGAGGGATTGTGAGCTTGTAAGCATTCCCATGGCTGGAGAATTTGAGTCTCTGAATGTATCAGTAGCTGGTGGGATTTTCATGTATATGTTGCTGCGTCATAAATAG
- the LOC121775855 gene encoding uncharacterized tRNA/rRNA methyltransferase slr1673-like isoform X1, with amino-acid sequence MQCLHKFFISASISLTNPPNSQAKNPAFHATCRIRYCDEGVRENASKKAFSLPPNVNSIISTSNPFVKHCVKLRQSSSYRHLHGMVLVVGTTPLREIYSSHMSESGKPIIECLFVVENCSIPEEIDYKAVRVVEVSPEVIRKISGVQSVDSVEVIALMRIPSSFRIINKHDEDCRTLFPFPHRILVLDGIQDPGNLGTLVRSATAFRWDGVFLLPGCCDPFNDKALRACRGASFQIPIVSGSWENVGDLRDEFQMRMLAGHPSKGDDLKPVMKLSKDLAESMEGLPLCLVLGSEGAGLSQFSRRDCELVSIPMAGEFESLNVSVAGGIFMYMLLRHK; translated from the exons ATGCAATGCCTGCACAAATTTTTCATCTCAGCTTCTATTTCTCTTACTAATCCACCTAATTCGCAAGCCAAGAACCCAGCTTTTCACGCCACTTGTAGAATTCGATATTGCGACGAAGGTGTTCGTGAAAATGCCTCAAAGAAGGCGTTTTCTCTACCTCCAAATGTGAATTCCATTATAAGCACGTCCAACCCATTTGTTAAACACTGTGTGAAGCTTCGCCAGAGCTCCTCGTATCGACATCTTCATGGCATGGTTCTCGTTGTCGGCACTACTCCTCTAAG GGAGATTTACAGCTCTCATATGTCAGAATCAGGTAAGCCTATAATTGAGTGCTTGTTTGTAGTGGAAAACTGTTCTATTCCTGAAGAAATCGACTATAAAGCTGTTCGTGTAGTTGAAGTTAGTCCGGAGGTGATAAGAAAAATATCCGGTGTCCAGTCTGTTGATTCTGTTGAAGTCATTGCTTTGATGAGAATCCCTTCAAGTTTTCGGATTATCAACAAGCACGATGAAGATTGTCGAACATTGTTTCCATTTCCACACAGGATTCTAGTTCTTGATGGGATCCAG GATCCCGGAAACCTAGGCACACTTGTAAGATCTGCAACAGCATTCAGATGG GATGGTGTTTTCCTTCTGCCCGGCTGTTGTGATCCGTTCAACGACAAGGCTCTCAGAGCTTGCCGGGGAGCCAGCTTTCAGATTCCGATTGTTTCGGGTAGTTGGGAAAACGTAGGAGATCTCAGAGATGAGTTTCAGATGAGGATGTTGGCCGGCCATCCGTCCAAGGGGGACGACCTTAAACCGGTGATGAAGCTTTCTAAAGATCTTGCAGAGTCCATGGAGGGTTTGCCACTGTGCCTGGTTTTAGGAAGCGAAGGCGCGGGGCTCTCGCAGTTTAGCCGGAGGGATTGTGAGCTTGTAAGCATTCCCATGGCTGGAGAATTTGAGTCTCTGAATGTATCAGTAGCTGGTGGGATTTTCATGTATATGTTGCTGCGTCATAAATAG